TGAACTCCACACTGGCTTCAATTCCATCTACTTCAGTATCAAGATCTGAAATAACACAAAACCCACCAAACATCAGCTTTCAACAAGTCTTAAGATTATGCAAAGTGAATGACAATTCCCTCTACCAGAGCCATCTTTCCTTGTGCACTCATtgtaaaagaaagcatttttttaagcaacagaAACTGtattaaatagaagaaaaaataatttgtgggTTCACTCCAGAAACAGACCTGTCACAAAGAACAGCTTCCAAATTCTCATCAGCAATGTTCAGCAATGAACAGAACGACTGTCCTCTATTGTTTGCTGCTATTGATTACATCAAAATGAACAACGCATGAAATTATTAGGTTCTTCTACAGCTGCTGGCCATGTATAGTGCCACATGCACAATAATTCATCCACGTAACTATTTATATGCTGGCAGTGCAAACAGGCTTGCAAGGCTAAGCCATGATCACCAATAATTCATCTCACGTAACAGAGAAGGCTGTGTAACCAAAGACTCCATGTGGGTTCAACGTGATGGTATCACTAAAGATTAAGTCAGATAGGAGGCAAAAAGAGAGCTTGAATACACAGTGTTGTATTAGCACAGTTCTATCTTCAGTTTCCCCCTTTTTCTCTATTAGAGACCCAGAAAATAACAGACTATGGAACAAACCACTTCACGGACACGTTGGGTGAATTGTCTTCTAAGCATCTGCTCACTGCCTGGCCAGCTCCTACAAGAGGTCTGAATACATGGCAGCAAATACAGAGATTACACTGAGCTATCTGTCCAAAACACTGCAGCCAGATGTGACCaggccaagctggctgtgttCCAGAGATGGTCCTTTCTCCTGTCAGCACCCAAGCTGCAGTCTTCCTCCTGCTGGTCTCACTGTTTCTGCATCTGCAGACAGGGCGTAATGCCACACCACACAGACACTGAGGGACTTGGTGATGATGCACGTTAGAGAGAACATCATGCATCAGAGTCAAAACAGCTTTAGCTCCCCTACCTGCAACAACGTGGGACACCTTATCGCTTATGTACATCAGGCAGTAAGCACTGGCGTTCCTCAGGCCACCAAATGAATCTCTCTCCAGCTCTTCCCACGATGATTCTGTCACTGAGATGTCATTGTATTTCAGCCAGCTTTTCCGAGGCTGGTCATATATGAAGGCCCAGTAGTGACCAGCATTTGCTTGCCCTTCATGCACCAAGACAGCGTGCAAGTGATAAGGAACCTGTAAGTTCACATGGACAGAGCTTTCAGATTCACTTTTAGTAAAGGAAGTTATCTGATCTTTATGAAGAAGTTGGAAAATACATTCACAGCCATTGCCTCGTGCAAGAATTGTAACACTGGGatcttttcaaaatacagcaaagtGGGTAACTTGAACTGACAACTAACAAGATGCACTATCAGCATCAGTCTAATATTTACTGCATGAAGTGGCATCTCCTACCTGCTGGAGGTGAGGGTCGCTGTACATTTCGTCAATGGATAGGCTGACTCTGGCAATGGACTCCTTCAGATCTGCCAAGAACaccatgaattaaaaaaaatacctagAAATGCCATGATTTCCAGAAAGCTTGAAGCCAGGCAGTAACTACTGAGTGCACtcaacagcagagctgaaacCCACGCATGATTATTTGATGGTAGATCTAAGCTCAGTGGCTATACCATCTACCTCAGAACATACCAAAGAGTCATTTTTAGATGAGCAGAAAGACCCGAGGGCACAGCTCAGGATGCATTCAGCTGAAGCAACAGAGGGGGATTCGGGCTGGCAATAAACACAAAAGTCACAACCAACGTTTAGGGCCGACCTCGCACATCTTGCTCAATCTCATTCCTCCATCGCTGCAGACACGTCGTAACCAGGTTCATCTCTTCCTCAGAAACCACGTGGGGAGCAGGACAGTCTGACATCTCTGCTGGTGGTTCAGAAGGCTGCAGAGGCGCGTTCAGTTGTTGCTGAGGTGAGGAATTTGCCAATAGGACAGCTTCATCTTCAGGTTTACCATCCTTTCCATCTAGCATGCTGCAAAGCAAAAGCCAAGTGTAAGCCAAGCACGCTGAGCAGGCTCGTCATCATCCAATACTGTAGTAATGTAACGGttaatggaagagaaaaattagGAAAAGGTACATAATTCAACTCAGGATCACTGCTCATCCATGGCAATATGGCAACGCTGCTGGAAAAGGAACAGTAAAATGAACCAACCAGAAAAACCAGCAGACTACCTGCAGTCATAGACTGAACTGAATGAAAAGTGGGCACCAACTGCTCATGTATCACAAGCACCCACGTCAATAATTGGCTTTTAGAACTCAAACCAGCACGACTTAGCTGAAAGTTAGCCTATTCTCCAAAAAATGGTTTCTATTTCCATTTACCAACCTGTCAGGCTGTGAAGGTGTGCCCAGAATGAGCGACTCGCCCTGGGACTGCCTGTCCATCATCTGAGAGTCCTCAGTAGAAGACACGCACGCAGAGGACACAGCTCCAGCAGGCTTTGTAGTGATGAATTCCAGAACATATTGCAGCATGTCAGGCAGTGGGAAGCGTGCTGGGCCAGAGCCGTACTTCATATACCTGCAATGATAGAGCAAAACATTCCGTTAACGAAGGAATAGAGCTGTTTGGTTAAACCTGagacaaacaacaaacaggCAACTACATATCGGGTTGTGACACTACTTATTTACAGACAgagcatttcttttcatgtctgtttggaaaataaatatgttatCAGATAACTCTAGGACACATTTCCCCATGGAAATTCCCAAAGCTGCCATTCTGGGATCCCCCCATGCACTACCTACACATTTCTCAACCATTTCTATTCATATAATAAaagtcagtgctgctgcttttttgacAGATAGCCTTAGACCCAGAATATTCCTTTGCTTTGTGTGAAGGTGGAATAACACACCACTCACCTAAGGCAATCCTTGCACGTACCACAtgtacaaacaaaaaaccaatgAATGAAACCCCAGTAACCCAGCTCCACTATAGCAACATACACAGACTTGGTTCAAAAGACAAAAACTTGGACCCTGCAACCATGTGGTATCCATGCACACACATTTGTGTCCCACAGACatgcagctcttctgctgttctgaagGCTTTGCAGCAACACGAggagccctgtgctgcaaaAAACCTCTCTCCAAGCCCCGTGTTTCCTCCAAGGAGAAGCACGCCTTGCACACCCACAGCTTGAGTGTCATGGgcagagggaaagagaggaagCCTTGGTGCCCTGCAGCGGCCAAAACACGGGCATGCCATCAGCTCCTCTTTGGTCAGAgacccaaaacacagcacagccagctgctaGGAAGGAAAcaagctccatcccagccagacCAGCACAACTCCAGACAGGGACCCAACCTTCCTTACAGGTTttgcagagaggctgtggatgccccatccctggaggcactcaagatcaggctggatgtggctctgggcagcctgggctgctggttggcgaccctgcacatagcagggggttggacctggatgagcactgtgctccttttcaacccaggccattctacggTTCTATTATTCCAGTGCTTGCTTCTGCCTTGCTGTTTAAAAGAAACCGTTTCCGAACTCCCACACAACACAAGAGTAAAGCTGTAGCTGACTGCTCACCTTTCCAGTTTCTGTTGCAGAACCAGCATCTTCTCCttcaatttcttcatttcttctctctttgtctGAATAAGCTCTTTGCTGCAGTAGAGGTACCTAAACAGACAACACAGAACCTCACCATGGGGAACCTATTTACTTCTCAGATCCGCAGTCTTCCATAAGTACTTCAGAATCCATCCTCGCTCGCCAGCTTTCAACATGCTGTACAAGACAGCAACTCACCTGTCCATGAAAATAGTCTGAGGGAACTCCAGCTTTGTGTGGATTTTCTCTGGCTGTCCCAGGGATTGGTTGAACTCAAATCGGGAGAGTTCAAAGGTCAGCACAGGAGGGAGTTTGGTGAACCAGCGCTGCAACAGAAGCAGAAACGCCCCCGAGGGGACCTGTTTTAAGATGACTGCTCAGCATCACGCCTCAGACCCACCCTAAACATCTGTCTTTCAATGCTGGATGTACGTTGTGTTTATGGAGAGACTaggcagaaaaactgaactACATGAGATTAAGTTTTCTGCTTCCGCCCTATGTTTTTACCACCAAGGAGCCTCCAAACTGCTTTCAGAAAGTTCACACATCCAACTTCACAGCTTACTAACTGAGGCCTACACAACTCACAGACACTACATCAACTCTGCATGTCAGAGCCTCCAATAGATAGCCATTCTCCAACATACATCACATGCAATGATGAGCAACAAGACAGGAGTCCTCAAGCAGCGCCTTATTCCTCATCCCCTCTGTTTATGAACCATTCAAATGAGGAGATTCAGACAAGAGATTCACTTCCCATACATTTAACAAGCTGTTGCAAGGAgccacacagaaagaaagattgaTGGTtgaatttctccttcctctgcctttccGGGCTCACAGCATTTCAAGCATCCCCAAGTGCACCCCACCTACCTGACAAAGCACTGTGCACACCATTCCCTGTCGGACTCACTGTGAACACACTAAGGGCATTTTCCTTGGCATGGTTCATGTCATGCATTCTGCCACAGCGAATCTGCCCCACACCAAAGTGCCACAGCACATCTTAGATCTCAGATATTTACAGTGGAGGtgattggggttttttttaaatgctttttaaagcagttaGCAGAGGGAAAGCCTCACCTTCAGAACAAGACAAcataaaaacagagaaggaaaggttTTCACACCTATTACCTAGGGCAGAACGTACGTTCTAATTAACCCCAGCAATGCTTTGATGCACTCACTCATACAACAAAATGCACCTTCTCCTCTACGCCCATATCATGCAGGCTTCCTAGGAAGTAACAACACATTTTCCACATGgtttcacagaacaaaaatacttttctctgtCCCTTCTAAGCCAGACACCTCTGTGCATTTCTCAAACcagccttcagctgctcttAATACACACAGGATGCTGAATGCAATGGTACATCTTAGCTTTCTACTTCGCTGCATTTACGTAGTTTATGATTGATTTGTGATTTGTGggtttaaagaagaaataaagaaagaaaaagtaaattaaataaatcagcACAGTCAGAAGGTAAgagtgaaaatgagaagaacACACACTGTAATAGGGAGAAAGATACAAATTCCAAATGGCATACCATAGAGATAAGCACTGTACTTTTACCCTCCGAAAATAAGGAGGCAGTGGTTCTCCCCCTACTCAGGTACAGGTAGGCTtcaacagaaagagagagacttTATCACACTTGCATCAGAAGCATACGTtgacctttttattttaaaacaaacccCTTGAATTGGTTATACAGGACAACACATCTTTACAAACAAGCAGACTCAGCATCTCACAGCTGACATACAGCGACGTGAGATCCCAGGCAGCCAGAAAACATCCTTGTATTCAATTAGAGACCGTTGGCAATTGCCATTTACAGTTAGCACACTACACTGAGACACACCTGTGCTACACGCATTGagttttttctttagaaagcaaCCAAAAGCTCAACAACAAAACTTCCAACTAACCTCCTGTACATATTTCACTGACTGAGTTGCTGTCTCCTCATCCATCTCTCCCTCCACCATGGCTCCTTCCAAGCACTCATTCAAGTTTCGATAACCATTTACCTGAAGGGGATACTGACCAAAGGTTTCGATCTTGGAAAAAGTATTGCCTGAATGATGAAAACGATACAAAACCCATGAACTAACTTCAGTGAGCAAAAGAACTCCCATTAACACAAGAGGTTGTTGTAAACACCGGGTTAGATGCACCAAATGAAGTGCTCATAGCTCTCTCCGCACGTCTCTCAGGGTAAGCCTCCTCCCAAATGAGTGCTTTCAAATGCACGAGCACTTATGAgtattaaatgttttcagaagacaTATTATATAAATGTTAAAGACAGCTCTATAAGGAAAGGCTATTTGCAGGTTTACTGTGACAATGAAAATCCAGGCAATTTCAACAAGAGTGTGCAACAAAAACATGCATCACTATTGCCGTACATCAAAGCACTCAAAGGACTTCAAAAGTGGAACTACCAAAACCTTCACTCACCCTCGTGGACCCCCTCAGTCAAGAAAGTCCCATAGAAAAGTTGGACCATTGGGTTTTCGGATTTGTCCCCAGGgcttctgtttcagaaagaaaaagcacagaattcaTTTGTAGGTTGCAAAATAAAGCCCTAACTCATCATCCAACCCTCAGCTTGGGCATCATTCTGTGACCAAAAGCAACGTTTTTATCACAGCATAGAACACAGAGGAAGCTTGTCATATGTTCCCATACTCAAAAGCACATTGTAATACTTATATtggcaaggaagaaaatacGCAGGCACTGTCTTATGGAAATACAACTCCAAAAAGCCACGTCTATTTGTTTACACCAGTCTGCAGAGCTCCCACAGAGCTGATGTGCTCTGGGGGCCATACTGGCCTTGAATGTAGTCTTATACTCAGGCATGAAACGTAGATCTAATGCTCTATAAGCATACTTCAGGCTGAAGGGGGACTACCATCAGCCAGCAAACAAGTTTTTCCTCACACATGGACAATGTTTGCTTAAAGCTCTCTCATGTGCTAAGCAGTCACATCTAAAATAGTGTTTCTCCTCAGTGACAGGTCGAGCTCCTGGGATCTTAAAAAACTCACCTGACATTCACAGCGAGCTGGAATGCATCTTCCAGCCAATCCAGCAGTTTGTGTGTGAACTCACTCACATCTTGCTGCAAGAGAGACAGAAGCCGAGAGTCaaacacacagagcagaaagtgGTTCCACACTGCTGGTCTCACAAACCAGCTCTAATAAAATCCAGTTGGTACCATCCACCTGAAAGAAgggcaaaagcccagcttcaCCAGTAATGAACACCCTGTTCATGTGCAGATAAGAGGAAATGAACCACCTAGCTGGCAtagggcacagcagcactctgctggctGGTCAATGACCAAGCTTGTACCCACACAACCCAAAGATAGCTGTCTGCCTGCTGCCAAACACACCAAGAGACCTCTGGAAACAAGAGGATGAAACCACACAGGGTTTCTCTGTTATCAAGTGCTGGTTTGAGGAAAGGCTCTGTAACGTGGTTTTACCTGCTGCTCCTCGGTTGATTTAAACGCATCCCTTAAGAGttccagtgctgcagaaggGTCCACAAACTTCCGACGTGTTCCCAGCATTAAAGCAAACAGACACTGAAGCTCTTGCATGAAtgcaatatttctttttccctgcaacacaaaaagaagagaacaCAAACCCTTCCTGCACTGTGAACCAAGTGCTGCAGAATACCACATGCACATACCTTAACAGCTAAGCTAACAACCATAGGAGGAGATGACATTAAGaaggacaaaagcagaaagacatGTGGTGTTGCTCAGAAGCAATGTGATCTTCCAAGGAATGCacgggagaaaaaaataactttgagGTGCCCAAAGTAAGGGCtaaaacataaagcaaaaacCCAGTGAGCTTTTCAGTGTATTCTGTCTGTGCTTTGGGTTACCTTTACTAAGAGCACATGCAAAAGTACACCAAAGTCTCCTAAATGGGAGGACAGGACAGCATAACAAGCAGAAGATAATTCTTTGCATCacatttccctttaaatactTTGTAAGCACCTCCTGCTGATCTTTCTCAGAAGGCACTGGGGCTGGATGCACCCTCACACCGACTcaatagaaccatagaatggcctgggttgaaaaaaaccacagtgctcatacagttccaaccccctgctatgtgcagggtcgccaaccagcagcccaggctgcccagagccacatccagcctggccttgagtgcctgcagggatggggcatccacagcctccttgggcaacctgttcagtgcgtcaccacctctGGGTGATAACACTACACTCAATCACTGACTCAAACACTACTTCTATAATGAATATGAACAAAATAACAACCTGGAGCTGCCAAATAAGCTTTATGCAGCAGGTTTCTCCTGCCCCTCACTTAGAGTAAAGCTTTATGACAATCAttcagtttgtttgctttcctttctagTGATTCTGCCTTTAAAAAAGTGTTTCCCAGCCTCAAAGCAGCTGGATGGTTTAGAAGTCATTAACATAGAGCCAGAGGTCTGGGATAGCCTGTTCCCAGTGTAATCTGctcaaagaaacagcaaagcaggatAGCACAAGAGGGAAACTCCCTAACTTCACGTGATGAAAACTCACAGTGCGTGTCCGGCAGCTCTCAAGTACATTTGGTGGGAAGGAGTAGCTGAGCACCAACCTCCGGAACTGCGGCAACTGGAAAAGAGACTGAAAGGAATGGAGAGAGAAACGCTGATCAACACCTCCACGTTGCTGACTCATTTCAGTTTGATGCACTCCACAGCCTTTTCTGTTCACTCCTCATTGTCCCTCGGCCTCAGGGCACTAAGAAGCGAGCAGCCTGagtggcagagcagcacagccataCCTCCCAGATTCCTTGTGCTCCTCCCAAAGACCTCATCTCCCCATTCCCGGGCTATAAAACTGGCTTAGGAAGAAGTATTGGGAAAAGCACACAGGAGCAAGTGACACACAGAAGGGAGCCCAACTGCAGCTACTTTACCTCCTCTCAAGGATGGGGAGCCAATGGATCAGCATTTACATGCTGATGTAAAATGGTTACAAGAAGCAAATGTGCTCAGTTCCACTTACTGTTGTCTCTTCCTGTTTAGGTTATCACTGATAATACACACCACCGAGCTGCTTGTTAGTTCCAAGCCTGTGCCACTGTATCCCATTAAGCAGAACCTGATACCCCATGCATTATGGAGCTAACAATAACATCAGTATAATTACATCATCAGTTCCAATCAAGTTTCTGCCATTCAGTAAGCACTTGTACATCAatgcaccaaaaaaaaccagctGCATACATGCACACGGACTACATGCATCCATAGCTTTTGATGCAAAGTCTCCACTTAAATGCTCTTTTGGCACACGCTCAGAGGAACCCTTAATTATGTCCAATAAAAAGGAGAAGTGTTATCTGAGGATAGGCACAACCACCAATTTACACGTGTCAGCACTTCACGTTACATGTTAAATTCTAACTGACAGACATTTTGTCTCCAAGactgcagcagtgacagaagAATCTGGCCACCACGTTACCTGTATGACAGCACTAAACCAACACGTGTTGCCGATGTTCTTCATCCCCACAGGCCAATCGCCCACTCTCTTCCAGTCGCTCTGTTTGGAATTCTCTCCCCAGACTTCACAGCGTTTCCTTTTGGAGCGGTTTTTGTGTTCAGGAGAATGGACCTCCTGTGGTCTGTCACAAGGCAGGAAGGTCAATGAGAAACACCACCTCACAATGACTGTCTGGGCACTGTACCCCAGCCACGGGCAGAGCTGTCAGGCAGTACCTGGCACTACAGACAACATATACCTCATCCAATTCCTAAGACGTTTCAGCTCTGAACCTACAGCTCCACCAACCTTTCAGCAGCATGAGCTTTTGGTGATTCCAGCTGTCCGTAGGCAACAGCTGAGTGcacatctcctttcttttcagggTCGAACGCAGCACCACCTGGAAGCAGGACAGCATTCTGATCAGTCTTCCATCACGAGCAGGTCAATGTTTTCTCTAAAAAGAACTTCTAGAGAACATTACACGTCATCAATGTGATTTTTGA
The sequence above is drawn from the Gallus gallus isolate bGalGal1 chromosome 24, bGalGal1.mat.broiler.GRCg7b, whole genome shotgun sequence genome and encodes:
- the USP28 gene encoding ubiquitin carboxyl-terminal hydrolase 28 isoform X4 — its product is MTAELQAASGGPGGLEADCQVLNKMKEITGIQDADFLHAALKAAKGNLMEALIVLTEERDQEPVQNTAAAEPSSWEGSAVGKEPPQGGAAFDPEKKGDVHSAVAYGQLESPKAHAAERPQEVHSPEHKNRSKRKRCEVWGENSKQSDWKRVGDWPVGMKNIGNTCWFSAVIQSLFQLPQFRRLVLSYSFPPNVLESCRTRTGKRNIAFMQELQCLFALMLGTRRKFVDPSAALELLRDAFKSTEEQQQDVSEFTHKLLDWLEDAFQLAVNVRSPGDKSENPMVQLFYGTFLTEGVHEGNTFSKIETFGQYPLQVNGYRNLNECLEGAMVEGEMDEETATQSVKYVQERWFTKLPPVLTFELSRFEFNQSLGQPEKIHTKLEFPQTIFMDRYLYCSKELIQTKREEMKKLKEKMLVLQQKLERYMKYGSGPARFPLPDMLQYVLEFITTKPAGAVSSACVSSTEDSQMMDRQSQGESLILGTPSQPDSMLDGKDGKPEDEAVLLANSSPQQQLNAPLQPSEPPAEMSDCPAPHVVSEEEMNLVTTCLQRWRNEIEQDVRDLKESIARVSLSIDEMYSDPHLQQVPYHLHAVLVHEGQANAGHYWAFIYDQPRKSWLKYNDISVTESSWEELERDSFGGLRNASAYCLMYISDKVSHVVAGEGDGSEVGQFQKEVEALPPELRRYIQEDNWRLEQEAEEWEEEQSCKIPSTASESQELSPESGLGDATSDFASCVEMNDPPAAHEQSLRSLSSEHAMIAKEQTAKAIANAAKVYEKNGVEAALCEAFHEEYSRLYLLSKETPTPQNDARLQHVLVYFLQNDAPQQIVERTLLEQFADKNLSYDERSISIMKVARDKLKEIGPDEVNMEEYKKWHEDYSLFRKVSVYLLTGLELYQNRKYKESLTYLIYAYQSNTTLLKKGANRGVNESLITLYRRKCLLKLNEVASSLFVSCEEAHVAEGISILNELIIPCMHLINNFDISREDMDAIEVMRNRWCSYLGREDMDASLQIRLGELLPRLLDGSTEVVVLKEPPKIRPNSPYDLCSRFAAVMESIHDASTVTVK
- the USP28 gene encoding ubiquitin carboxyl-terminal hydrolase 28 isoform X7, yielding MKEITGIQDADFLHAALKAAKGNLMEALIVLTEERDQEPVQNTAAAEPSSWEGSAVGKEPPQGGAAFDPEKKGDVHSAVAYGQLESPKAHAAERPQEVHSPEHKNRSKRKRCEVWGENSKQSDWKRVGDWPVGMKNIGNTCWFSAVIQSLFQLPQFRRLVLSYSFPPNVLESCRTRTGKRNIAFMQELQCLFALMLGTRRKFVDPSAALELLRDAFKSTEEQQQDVSEFTHKLLDWLEDAFQLAVNVRSPGDKSENPMVQLFYGTFLTEGVHEGNTFSKIETFGQYPLQVNGYRNLNECLEGAMVEGEMDEETATQSVKYVQERWFTKLPPVLTFELSRFEFNQSLGQPEKIHTKLEFPQTIFMDRYLYCSKELIQTKREEMKKLKEKMLVLQQKLERYMKYGSGPARFPLPDMLQYVLEFITTKPAGAVSSACVSSTEDSQMMDRQSQGESLILGTPSQPDSMLDGKDGKPEDEAVLLANSSPQQQLNAPLQPSEPPAEMSDCPAPHVVSEEEMNLVTTCLQRWRNEIEQDVRDLKESIARVSLSIDEMYSDPHLQQVPYHLHAVLVHEGQANAGHYWAFIYDQPRKSWLKYNDISVTESSWEELERDSFGGLRNASAYCLMYISDKVSHVVAGEGDGSEVGQFQKEVEALPPELRRYIQEDNWRLEQEAEEWEEEQSCKIPSTASESQELSPESGLDPPAAHEQSLRSLSSEHAMIAKEQTAKAIANAAKVYEKNGVEAALCEAFHEEYSRLYLLSKETPTPQNDARLQHVLVYFLQNDAPQQIVERTLLEQFADKNLSYDERSISIMKVARDKLKEIGPDEVNMEEYKKWHEDYSLFRKVSVYLLTGLELYQNRKYKESLTYLIYAYQSNTTLLKKGANRGVNESLITLYRRKCLLKLNEVASSLFVSCEEAHVAEGISILNELIIPCMHLINNFDISREDMDAIEVMRNRWCSYLGREDMDASLQIRLGELLPRLLDGSTEVVVLKEPPKIRPNSPYDLCSRFAAVMESIHDASTVTVK
- the USP28 gene encoding ubiquitin carboxyl-terminal hydrolase 28 isoform X6 codes for the protein MKEITGIQDADFLHAALKAAKGNLMEALIVLTEERDQEPVQNTAAAEPSSWEGSAVGKEPPQGGAAFDPEKKGDVHSAVAYGQLESPKAHAAERPQEVHSPEHKNRSKRKRCEVWGENSKQSDWKRVGDWPVGMKNIGNTCWFSAVIQSLFQLPQFRRLVLSYSFPPNVLESCRTRTGKRNIAFMQELQCLFALMLGTRRKFVDPSAALELLRDAFKSTEEQQQDVSEFTHKLLDWLEDAFQLAVNVRSPGDKSENPMVQLFYGTFLTEGVHEGNTFSKIETFGQYPLQVNGYRNLNECLEGAMVEGEMDEETATQSVKYVQERWFTKLPPVLTFELSRFEFNQSLGQPEKIHTKLEFPQTIFMDRYLYCSKELIQTKREEMKKLKEKMLVLQQKLERYMKYGSGPARFPLPDMLQYVLEFITTKPAGAVSSACVSSTEDSQMMDRQSQGESLILGTPSQPDSMLDGKDGKPEDEAVLLANSSPQQQLNAPLQPSEPPAEMSDCPAPHVVSEEEMNLVTTCLQRWRNEIEQDVRDLKESIARVSLSIDEMYSDPHLQQVPYHLHAVLVHEGQANAGHYWAFIYDQPRKSWLKYNDISVTESSWEELERDSFGGLRNASAYCLMYISDKVSHVVAGEGDGSEVGQFQKEVEALPPELRRYIQEDNWRLEQEAEEWEEEQSCKIPSTASESQELSPESGLGDATSDFASCVEMNDPPAAHEQSLRSLSSEHAMIAKEQTAKAIANAAKVYEKNGVEAALCEAFHEEYSRLYLLSKETPTPQNDARLQHVLVYFLQNDAPQQIVERTLLEQFADKNLSYDERSISIMKVARDKLKEIGPDEVNMEEYKKWHEDYSLFRKVSVYLLTGLELYQNRKYKESLTYLIYAYQSNTTLLKKGANRGVNESLITLYRRKCLLKLNEVASSLFVSCEEAHVAEGISILNELIIPCMHLINNFDISREDMDAIEVMRNRWCSYLGREDMDASLQIRLGELLPRLLDGSTEVVVLKEPPKIRPNSPYDLCSRFAAVMESIHDASTVTVK
- the USP28 gene encoding ubiquitin carboxyl-terminal hydrolase 28, giving the protein MTAELQAASGGPGGLEADCQVLNKMKEITGIQDADFLHAALKAAKGNLMEALIVLTEERDQEPVQNTAAAEPSSWEGSAVGKEPPQGGAAFDPEKKGDVHSAVAYGQLESPKAHAAERPQEVHSPEHKNRSKRKRCEVWGENSKQSDWKRVGDWPVGMKNIGNTCWFSAVIQSLFQLPQFRRLVLSYSFPPNVLESCRTRTGKRNIAFMQELQCLFALMLGTRRKFVDPSAALELLRDAFKSTEEQQQDVSEFTHKLLDWLEDAFQLAVNVRSPGDKSENPMVQLFYGTFLTEGVHEGNTFSKIETFGQYPLQVNGYRNLNECLEGAMVEGEMDEETATQSVKYVQERWFTKLPPVLTFELSRFEFNQSLGQPEKIHTKLEFPQTIFMDRYLYCSKELIQTKREEMKKLKEKMLVLQQKLERYMKYGSGPARFPLPDMLQYVLEFITTKPAGAVSSACVSSTEDSQMMDRQSQGESLILGTPSQPDSMLDGKDGKPEDEAVLLANSSPQQQLNAPLQPSEPPAEMSDCPAPHVVSEEEMNLVTTCLQRWRNEIEQDVRDLKESIARVSLSIDEMYSDPHLQQVPYHLHAVLVHEGQANAGHYWAFIYDQPRKSWLKYNDISVTESSWEELERDSFGGLRNASAYCLMYISDKVSHVVAGEGDGSEVGQFQKEVEALPPELRRYIQEDNWRLEQEAEEWEEEQSCKIPSTASESQELSPESGLDPPAAHEQSLRSLSSEHAMIAKEQTAKAIANAAKVYEKNGVEAALCEAFHEEYSRLYLLSKETPTPQNDARLQHVLVYFLQNDAPQQIVERTLLEQFADKNLSYDERSISIMKVARDKLKEIGPDEVNMEEYKKWHEDYSLFRKVSVYLLTGLELYQNRKYKESLTYLIYAYQSNTTLLKKGANRGVNESLITLYRRKCLLKLNEVASSLFVSCEEAHVAEGISILNELIIPCMHLINNFDISREDMDAIEVMRNRWCSYLGREDMDASLQIRLGELLPRLLDGSTEVVVLKEPPKIRPNSPYDLCSRFAAVMESIHDASTVTVK
- the USP28 gene encoding ubiquitin carboxyl-terminal hydrolase 28 isoform X3, with the translated sequence MKEITGIQDADFLHAALKAAKGNLMEALIVLTEERDQEPVQNTAAAEPSSWEGSAVGKEPPQGGAAFDPEKKGDVHSAVAYGQLESPKAHAAERPQEVHSPEHKNRSKRKRCEVWGENSKQSDWKRVGDWPVGMKNIGNTCWFSAVIQSLFQLPQFRRLVLSYSFPPNVLESCRTRTGKRNIAFMQELQCLFALMLGTRRKFVDPSAALELLRDAFKSTEEQQQDVSEFTHKLLDWLEDAFQLAVNVRSPGDKSENPMVQLFYGTFLTEGVHEGNTFSKIETFGQYPLQVNGYRNLNECLEGAMVEGEMDEETATQSVKYVQERWFTKLPPVLTFELSRFEFNQSLGQPEKIHTKLEFPQTIFMDRYLYCSKELIQTKREEMKKLKEKMLVLQQKLERYMKYGSGPARFPLPDMLQYVLEFITTKPAGAVSSACVSSTEDSQMMDRQSQGESLILGTPSQPDSMLDGKDGKPEDEAVLLANSSPQQQLNAPLQPSEPPAEMSDCPAPHVVSEEEMNLVTTCLQRWRNEIEQDVRDLKESIARVSLSIDEMYSDPHLQQVPYHLHAVLVHEGQANAGHYWAFIYDQPRKSWLKYNDISVTESSWEELERDSFGGLRNASAYCLMYISDKVSHVVAGEGDGSEVGQFQKEVEALPPELRRYIQEDNWRLEQEAEEWEEEQSCKIPSTASESQELSPESGLGDATSDFASCVEMNDPPAAHEQSLRSLSSEHAMIAKEQTAKAIANAAKVYEKNGVEAALCEPKEVEPMKAQLGETTFTVQAEQPQDAKEAEPTAQSSSQISEVEIPSVGKVPVRSDADGYNEEVMLSPAMQGVILAIAKARQTFDRDGSEAGLVKAFHEEYSRLYLLSKETPTPQNDARLQHVLVYFLQNDAPQQIVERTLLEQFADKNLSYDERSISIMKVARDKLKEIGPDEVNMEEYKKWHEDYSLFRKVSVYLLTGLELYQNRKYKESLTYLIYAYQSNTTLLKKGANRGVNESLITLYRRKCLLKLNEVASSLFVSCEEAHVAEGISILNELIIPCMHLINNFDISREDMDAIEVMRNRWCSYLGREDMDASLQIRLGELLPRLLDGSTEVVVLKEPPKIRPNSPYDLCSRFAAVMESIHDASTVTVK